One window of the Natrinema sp. CBA1119 genome contains the following:
- a CDS encoding lipopolysaccharide biosynthesis protein: protein MDLLRSLVPAPKDEDGLTSKVLSGGAWVGSLNVLSRLLETFKLIVLARLLSPSDFGLMGIALLALAALEQLSQLGVDQALIQEEKEDIDRYLSTAWCLKIVRAVLIISVLYVTSSAISDFLGEPQAGPILQVIGITYLLRAFMNPATIYFEKNLNFRKYFSLKFSSVFVDVIVAIAFGFVFQNVWALVAGILARHLTQLLVSYRIDPFRPSLELDTEKAKELMGFGKWIWASGITTFVSTQGDDGFVVWLLGADALGFYQMAFRLSNAPATEISKVISKVAFPTYSVLQNQKKRLRRAYLNTLEITFYLTVPMAVGILVVAPEFTVVVLGEEWVPIVPALQVMAIAGFVRGIAATGGAIFRGTGAPEWDFRMNLLRAITILLTIWPLTNYMGITGAAISITLGIGITIPVWLVVSRRIISARYSQYANRAVIPGISSGVMAIAVQAILSEDIVGLLAGILTGVLFYFLFSTLLYRYIRPHPVSVLKNFTGTSE, encoded by the coding sequence ATGGATCTTCTACGATCGCTGGTACCAGCGCCCAAAGATGAAGACGGGCTCACCAGTAAAGTCCTCAGTGGAGGGGCTTGGGTTGGCTCTCTAAACGTCCTCAGTCGACTTCTAGAGACGTTCAAACTGATCGTCCTCGCACGGCTGCTTTCTCCCTCGGATTTCGGTCTAATGGGCATCGCACTCCTCGCGTTGGCGGCACTGGAACAACTCTCTCAGCTCGGCGTTGACCAAGCGTTGATCCAGGAGGAGAAGGAGGACATCGACCGATACCTCTCGACTGCCTGGTGCCTGAAGATCGTCCGTGCCGTTCTGATTATCTCTGTCCTGTATGTGACATCATCTGCTATTTCGGACTTCTTAGGGGAACCGCAGGCTGGACCCATCCTCCAAGTGATTGGGATCACGTATCTGTTACGAGCATTCATGAATCCAGCCACAATTTACTTCGAAAAGAACTTAAATTTCCGCAAGTACTTCTCGCTAAAGTTCTCTTCGGTTTTCGTCGATGTAATTGTCGCCATCGCGTTCGGCTTCGTCTTTCAGAACGTCTGGGCGTTAGTGGCCGGAATACTTGCCAGGCACCTCACACAACTCCTTGTATCGTACCGTATCGATCCGTTTCGGCCGTCGCTCGAATTGGATACGGAGAAAGCAAAGGAGCTAATGGGATTCGGAAAGTGGATCTGGGCGTCCGGAATAACGACGTTCGTTTCGACACAGGGCGACGACGGATTCGTCGTCTGGCTGCTCGGTGCGGACGCCCTCGGTTTCTACCAGATGGCGTTCCGCCTCTCCAACGCGCCCGCTACAGAGATCTCTAAAGTCATTTCGAAAGTCGCGTTTCCGACCTACTCTGTCCTCCAGAACCAGAAAAAACGACTCAGGAGAGCATACCTCAACACGCTCGAGATTACGTTTTACCTTACTGTACCGATGGCTGTCGGCATACTGGTTGTCGCCCCCGAATTCACCGTCGTTGTACTAGGCGAGGAATGGGTGCCGATCGTCCCGGCACTACAGGTGATGGCGATAGCTGGTTTTGTCCGCGGGATTGCGGCTACCGGTGGAGCAATCTTTAGAGGCACGGGGGCTCCCGAGTGGGACTTCAGAATGAACCTACTTCGAGCGATAACGATCCTCTTGACGATCTGGCCGCTCACGAACTACATGGGGATAACAGGTGCGGCGATCAGTATCACACTCGGTATTGGAATCACCATCCCGGTCTGGCTCGTCGTGAGTCGACGTATCATCTCGGCTCGTTACAGTCAGTACGCGAATAGAGCCGTGATTCCAGGTATCAGTTCTGGTGTGATGGCGATCGCTGTTCAAGCCATACTCTCTGAGGACATCGTTGGATTACTAGCAGGCATTTTGACCGGAGTTCTCTTCTATTTCCTCTTCAGTACGTTACTGTATCGATACATCCGCCCGCATCCGGTATCCGTACTTAAAAACTTCACAGGAACGTCCGAATGA
- a CDS encoding glycosyltransferase domain-containing protein — protein sequence MSLDSADSNIVVYTAIFGDYDVLIDPEVIESGVDYVCFTDDETLTSDIWKIRNVTPMTNPALSNRRIKILSHEYLEEYDISVYIDGNIQILEPIEPLVEDYLSTADFALYKHPKRTSVLEEAEACIEKNKAEEGPVREQLKHYRDAGFPDDRDLSENRILFRRHQKPKIKDLMWSWWREVSERVSRDQLSLMFVLWKHDIEYNLIPHPVRDAPQFDIHPHRPNGYLESIWPYWMSIRTDPDPGVLKKAGLYSVKSQYVLKNQGFLALLSKSISLIVRTIDIQVKEMGDQLGVIGPDQIYSEKYYAKRRQDPFRSESHEIADALVEQFQPDSVIDFGCAIGTYLERFEELDVTIHGVEGNSAAFRHAVVPKDRLEQHDLRQPYEPDDYYDLVLSVEVAEHIPERYARTFVNTLAKSGEVVVLTAAPPGQGGTHHVNEKPPEYWIRLFDDHGMEYDRETTDKLKEEIVVDSLYHVPKNIMVFKKMGP from the coding sequence ATGTCCTTGGACTCCGCGGACTCTAATATCGTCGTGTATACCGCCATCTTCGGCGATTACGATGTACTCATTGATCCGGAAGTCATCGAGTCCGGCGTCGATTACGTCTGTTTTACCGACGATGAAACGCTCACGTCCGACATCTGGAAGATCAGAAATGTGACGCCGATGACCAATCCGGCACTCTCCAATCGCCGCATCAAGATTCTCAGTCACGAATATCTGGAGGAGTACGATATCAGTGTCTATATCGACGGAAACATCCAGATATTGGAGCCGATCGAACCACTCGTCGAGGATTATCTATCGACCGCGGACTTCGCTCTCTACAAGCATCCGAAGCGAACCAGTGTCCTCGAGGAGGCGGAAGCATGTATCGAGAAAAACAAAGCGGAAGAGGGTCCCGTTCGTGAACAGTTGAAACACTATCGCGACGCGGGATTCCCCGATGATCGCGACCTCTCAGAGAATCGCATTCTCTTCCGTCGTCATCAAAAACCCAAGATCAAAGACTTAATGTGGTCCTGGTGGCGTGAAGTTTCTGAGCGTGTGAGTCGAGACCAATTGAGTCTGATGTTCGTGTTATGGAAGCATGATATTGAATACAACCTGATCCCTCATCCGGTGCGGGATGCACCTCAGTTTGACATTCACCCACATCGTCCCAACGGGTATCTCGAATCAATCTGGCCGTACTGGATGTCGATAAGAACGGATCCCGATCCGGGGGTCTTAAAGAAGGCAGGTCTTTATTCCGTGAAATCACAATATGTTTTAAAGAACCAGGGATTCCTGGCGTTGCTGTCAAAATCAATCTCGTTGATCGTAAGAACTATCGATATTCAGGTGAAAGAAATGGGCGATCAACTCGGGGTGATTGGGCCCGACCAGATCTACTCCGAGAAGTACTACGCGAAACGAAGACAGGATCCGTTTCGAAGTGAATCACATGAGATCGCGGATGCGCTCGTGGAACAGTTCCAGCCCGATAGTGTCATCGACTTCGGATGTGCGATCGGCACGTACCTAGAACGGTTCGAGGAACTCGATGTGACGATCCACGGCGTCGAAGGAAACTCTGCGGCCTTCCGTCACGCCGTAGTCCCGAAGGATCGTCTAGAACAACACGACCTTCGACAACCGTACGAGCCCGACGACTACTACGATCTCGTATTGAGCGTTGAGGTCGCGGAACACATTCCCGAGAGATATGCCCGAACCTTCGTGAACACGCTCGCCAAATCCGGTGAGGTCGTCGTATTAACCGCTGCTCCTCCCGGACAGGGCGGGACACATCACGTCAACGAGAAACCGCCGGAATACTGGATCCGACTCTTCGATGACCACGGAATGGAGTACGACCGTGAAACTACGGATAAACTGAAAGAAGAGATCGTTGTTGACTCCCTGTACCACGTTCCTAAGAATATAATGGTCTTTAAAAAGATGGGACCGTGA
- a CDS encoding IS5 family transposase, translating into MSKISRFTSKVVQLAKNAVGERGEVAAPEGGGGFAEYAVVSLHCLRVYLEKSYREALDLLSEMPQILGEIGLEPTDLPDHSTLVKWFDRIKTALWRVLLRLSAQLHSQSGHAAIDATFFDRENASKHYCRRTNYRVQTLKATALVDTESQAILDVHCTTEKRHDTQLGWQVARRNADDLASLAADKGYDWMDLREKLREDGVRPLIKHREFRPIDHAHNARIDGPRYRQRAMCETVFSTIKRTLGDAVRARTWYGEFRELVLMCVVHNTKRSLKQ; encoded by the coding sequence ATGTCGAAGATCTCCCGCTTCACGAGCAAAGTCGTTCAGTTAGCTAAAAATGCTGTTGGTGAGCGAGGCGAAGTCGCCGCCCCCGAAGGGGGTGGCGGCTTCGCCGAGTATGCGGTGGTGTCGCTGCACTGTCTGCGGGTTTACCTGGAAAAATCCTACCGAGAAGCACTCGATTTGCTGAGCGAGATGCCACAAATACTCGGGGAGATCGGCCTTGAACCGACCGATCTCCCCGATCACTCGACGCTAGTCAAGTGGTTTGATAGGATTAAGACCGCACTCTGGCGAGTGCTGCTGCGCCTCTCGGCGCAGCTGCACAGCCAGAGCGGTCACGCCGCCATTGACGCGACGTTTTTCGACCGCGAAAACGCTAGCAAACACTACTGCCGTCGGACGAATTACCGGGTTCAGACGCTCAAAGCGACAGCTCTTGTCGACACAGAAAGCCAAGCAATTCTGGACGTTCACTGTACGACCGAGAAACGCCACGACACACAGCTCGGCTGGCAGGTCGCCCGCCGCAACGCGGACGACCTCGCCAGCCTCGCTGCCGACAAAGGCTACGACTGGATGGATTTACGCGAAAAACTCCGCGAAGACGGCGTGAGACCGCTGATCAAACATCGTGAGTTTCGGCCCATCGATCACGCGCATAACGCGCGGATCGATGGGCCTCGATACCGCCAACGAGCGATGTGTGAGACCGTCTTTTCAACGATCAAGCGCACGCTCGGCGACGCCGTGCGTGCGCGAACTTGGTACGGTGAATTTCGTGAACTCGTTTTGATGTGTGTGGTTCACAACACCAAGCGATCTCTAAAACAGTGA
- a CDS encoding glycosyltransferase, whose translation MKRIAGNSLTIKGQQPFDEIPKWIAAVDAIAIPQRNTLATRGQLPAKVFDAMAMAKPIIATNVSDLPTILDGCGLIVEPEEPTQLQDAILRLFFDETLREEIGQAARKRCVKQYSYDALAPVIDEIVTTVADD comes from the coding sequence GTGAAACGAATTGCTGGTAACTCACTAACCATCAAAGGTCAACAGCCGTTCGACGAGATTCCGAAGTGGATCGCGGCTGTAGACGCTATCGCTATTCCCCAGCGTAATACCCTGGCGACGAGGGGACAGTTGCCTGCAAAGGTGTTCGACGCGATGGCGATGGCAAAGCCGATCATAGCCACCAACGTCTCTGACCTGCCGACGATCTTGGATGGCTGTGGCTTGATAGTTGAACCTGAAGAGCCGACACAGCTCCAGGATGCGATTCTCAGGTTATTCTTCGACGAGACACTGCGAGAAGAGATCGGACAAGCGGCTCGAAAACGGTGCGTCAAGCAGTACAGTTACGACGCATTAGCGCCGGTAATAGACGAAATCGTTACCACTGTCGCAGACGACTAG
- a CDS encoding IS630 family transposase (programmed frameshift) — MDHLDEISVEELQEALNNVEGNKPTQRLLAAIAYKNGVTQTELAEWHNIGRRTIYSWLKRLDTDESLEQAVTDTHRSGRKRKLSEEEQIKFKETVHEPPENVGVDAPAWTPALVQQYLDETYNVEYSLPSCRRLLKEAGLSYQKPRRTAAGSEADEQETFREELKKKRREMDATVVCIDQTKKSVQVEPRAAWFPRGTRPAVELSGQRDWTCLLGAITEDGDRFFSRFEEYVTAEHAKHFILALCKEFEDDLIIVLDGAPYFQASAVTDLAARDDLAFVTLPAYSPEFNPVEECWRQLQTALSNRFFDSLGELTTAIDTALDQLSVPQVSNYF, encoded by the exons ATGGACCATCTCGACGAGATCTCCGTCGAAGAACTCCAAGAGGCTCTCAACAACGTTGAGGGAAACAAGCCGACACAGCGGTTATTAGCAGCAATTGCGTACAAAAACGGTGTTACGCAGACCGAACTAGCAGAGTGGCACAATATCGGCCGACGAACAATCTACAGTTGGCTCAAGCGACTCGACACCGACGAGTCGCTTGAGCAGGCTGTAACTGATACTCATCGGTCTGGGAGAAAACGAAAACTCTCAGAAGAAGAGCAAATAAAATTCAAAGAAACTGTCCACGAACCACCAGAGAATGTTGGAGTTGACGCGCCGGCGTGGACGCCGGCGCTCGTCCAGCAGTATCTTGACGAGACCTACAATGTTGAATACTCACTTCCGAGCTGTCGGCGGTTACTCAAAGAAGCAGGATTGAGCTATCAAAAACCACGCCGCACAGCCGCCGGATCAGAGGCTGACGAGCAAGAAACGTTCCGCGAGGAACTCA AAAAAAAGCGGCGGGAGATGGACGCCACAGTAGTCTGTATCGACCAGACCAAGAAATCCGTGCAAGTTGAGCCGCGTGCCGCGTGGTTTCCTCGCGGCACGCGGCCGGCAGTTGAACTCTCTGGACAACGCGATTGGACATGTTTACTCGGCGCAATCACCGAAGACGGTGATCGCTTTTTCTCTCGATTCGAGGAGTACGTGACCGCCGAACACGCGAAACATTTCATTCTCGCATTATGCAAAGAGTTCGAAGATGATTTGATCATTGTGTTAGATGGAGCACCGTACTTTCAGGCTTCGGCCGTCACGGACCTAGCGGCCCGTGACGACCTCGCCTTCGTCACGTTACCGGCATACTCTCCTGAGTTCAATCCAGTCGAAGAGTGCTGGCGACAGCTACAAACGGCTCTCAGCAATCGGTTTTTCGACTCACTTGGTGAGTTAACAACGGCGATCGATACCGCACTTGACCAGCTCTCTGTACCACAAGTGAGCAATTATTTCTAA
- a CDS encoding LamG-like jellyroll fold domain-containing protein, producing MEANDGADVYERAREFAADRENGAAALEAALAADADGEPWSFDDVALDSGTFGELVSRGIVAKVDGEYRLADRDAVRRALEGDDPVSAESTQDEEGVLAGVDVPGAGQGVDAVRAALVGLVSLRAIVIGLALAFVGAVRTVLIYGDVHRDGVVVLPGNDPYRYRYWVEQLVTSDLQPWNPGDLSAMPSEVAGNDVFYYWLAWLASALLGNSVEAVSTVLTWYPVVAAMGTALAVYALTMRLTGDFRMGIASILMLALIPIHTTYTALGFADHHALDYLLLTLVAGSLVLVVDRDPEVRIGGAVLSARWVGVIGFGLVLAAQNAAWRGGPLWLAGIGLYVFVQTIVDVTNDRSPLEFGIPVLSAIGITAAVTLVFWGWFGWLEESRAVAPVLLFVGSGVVLAGGEGARRVDVSTRAMGAGAVTLASIAAVTAWLIVPVVTESVTRAIWYFEETGSSGITETASLFSADFNVIFGPLMYLGGAFVLALPVIGWATWTAFRSDQRGWGVVATLSWYLLVWTVIQLRFAAEFAPFVALFAGIGFVALLSWVDLAEPTTLFAGESGGQSPSGARSTGQSLSDGGKGDESLSNGVISRSNLPAPSRAAFIVLGFLLISSFSLIYVPSYMGDVVSDESTHETAMWLEGYSAEQGYEYPENYVFSPWSENLQYNYFVNGESASYWYAQSNYEDFITSSDPDGWYDELRSEGRFVVTHGIDGNYSDSSTQATLHDRLGSRGDDAPGAGQYRALHVSDDRDRAAFELVPGARMTGSGPVNGTITIETPVEIDGEEFTYERQVETNRYGDYGVTVPYAADYETAGETRTVTADDVEEGATLGSSRAHWTFDEGSGDTVRDPIGGDEATVDGAEWVGGVNGTALRFDGNGSTVVQDDRAQGVANGSFSVSFWVKGDLAASGADYPTVLRQGGEGGYGFWARSGSGDFGIRVDDVEGIGVRAFGIGTTTFKDWTLITAVIDRERDEVRLYRNGELVTTRDASSLGPIGGQGALSIGGRPSGNFATASVDSMRIYSEALNGETVQQLYEENYVNALV from the coding sequence ATGGAAGCGAACGACGGCGCGGACGTCTACGAACGGGCTCGAGAGTTCGCGGCCGACCGCGAGAACGGGGCGGCCGCGCTCGAGGCCGCTCTTGCGGCCGACGCCGACGGCGAGCCCTGGTCGTTCGACGATGTCGCGCTCGATTCGGGCACGTTCGGCGAGCTGGTTTCCCGGGGGATCGTCGCCAAGGTCGACGGCGAGTACCGGCTCGCGGATCGGGACGCCGTGCGGCGCGCGCTCGAGGGCGACGATCCGGTTTCGGCGGAGTCGACTCAAGACGAGGAGGGAGTATTGGCGGGAGTTGACGTTCCCGGTGCGGGACAGGGAGTCGACGCCGTCCGCGCCGCGCTGGTCGGACTGGTTTCACTTCGCGCGATCGTGATCGGCCTCGCGCTCGCGTTCGTCGGGGCCGTGCGGACCGTGCTTATCTACGGCGACGTCCACCGGGACGGTGTCGTCGTCCTGCCTGGCAACGACCCCTATCGGTACCGGTACTGGGTCGAGCAGCTCGTCACGAGCGACCTGCAGCCGTGGAACCCGGGGGATCTCAGCGCGATGCCGAGCGAGGTCGCGGGCAACGACGTGTTCTACTATTGGCTCGCCTGGCTCGCCTCGGCGCTGCTGGGGAACTCCGTCGAGGCGGTGTCGACGGTCCTCACGTGGTATCCGGTCGTCGCGGCGATGGGGACGGCGCTCGCGGTGTACGCGCTCACGATGCGGTTGACCGGCGACTTCCGGATGGGGATCGCGTCGATACTCATGCTCGCGCTGATCCCGATCCACACGACGTACACTGCGCTCGGCTTTGCCGATCATCACGCGCTGGATTACCTCCTGTTGACCCTCGTTGCCGGGAGCCTCGTCCTGGTCGTGGATCGCGATCCCGAGGTTCGGATCGGCGGGGCCGTACTTTCGGCCCGCTGGGTCGGCGTGATCGGATTCGGACTCGTATTGGCCGCGCAGAACGCCGCCTGGCGCGGCGGGCCGCTCTGGCTGGCCGGCATCGGTCTCTATGTTTTCGTCCAAACGATCGTGGACGTTACGAACGATCGGTCCCCTCTCGAGTTCGGGATTCCAGTGCTCTCGGCGATCGGGATCACGGCTGCGGTGACGCTCGTCTTCTGGGGCTGGTTCGGCTGGCTCGAGGAGTCCCGTGCGGTTGCGCCCGTGTTGCTATTCGTCGGTAGCGGGGTCGTGCTCGCCGGTGGTGAAGGTGCTCGGCGGGTGGACGTATCGACTCGAGCCATGGGTGCCGGAGCAGTGACTCTGGCTAGTATTGCTGCAGTGACCGCTTGGTTGATAGTGCCGGTAGTTACTGAGAGCGTGACACGCGCAATATGGTATTTTGAGGAGACTGGATCTTCGGGAATTACCGAAACGGCATCGCTGTTCTCGGCTGATTTCAACGTGATCTTCGGGCCGCTGATGTATCTCGGTGGAGCCTTCGTCCTCGCGCTGCCGGTCATCGGGTGGGCGACGTGGACCGCTTTTCGATCGGATCAACGCGGGTGGGGCGTCGTCGCGACGCTCAGCTGGTACCTGCTCGTCTGGACTGTGATTCAGTTGCGGTTCGCGGCCGAGTTCGCCCCCTTCGTTGCGCTGTTCGCCGGGATCGGTTTCGTCGCTCTCCTGTCATGGGTCGATCTGGCGGAACCGACAACCCTTTTTGCCGGTGAAAGCGGCGGACAATCGCCGTCTGGCGCCCGGAGTACGGGACAGTCGCTGTCCGACGGTGGGAAGGGAGACGAGTCTTTGTCGAACGGCGTCATTAGCCGATCGAACCTTCCCGCCCCATCCAGAGCGGCGTTTATTGTTCTCGGCTTCCTCTTGATATCGAGTTTTAGCCTGATCTACGTCCCGAGTTACATGGGGGACGTGGTTTCTGATGAGTCGACGCACGAGACGGCGATGTGGCTCGAGGGGTACAGTGCCGAGCAAGGATACGAGTATCCCGAGAACTACGTCTTCAGCCCGTGGAGCGAGAACCTCCAGTACAACTACTTCGTCAACGGGGAGTCGGCGTCGTATTGGTATGCACAGTCGAACTACGAGGATTTCATCACCTCGAGCGATCCCGACGGCTGGTACGATGAGTTGCGATCAGAGGGGCGGTTCGTCGTCACCCACGGGATAGACGGGAACTATTCTGACTCGAGTACGCAGGCGACGCTCCACGACAGACTCGGCAGCCGCGGGGACGACGCACCCGGGGCTGGTCAGTATCGAGCATTGCACGTCTCGGACGACCGAGATCGCGCGGCATTCGAACTCGTCCCCGGAGCCCGGATGACCGGTAGCGGACCGGTGAACGGGACGATTACGATCGAAACCCCAGTCGAAATCGACGGTGAGGAGTTTACCTACGAGCGGCAGGTCGAGACCAATCGCTACGGCGACTACGGCGTGACGGTGCCCTACGCTGCAGACTACGAGACCGCAGGCGAGACGCGAACCGTCACGGCCGACGATGTTGAGGAGGGTGCGACCCTCGGATCATCTCGAGCCCACTGGACGTTCGACGAGGGCAGCGGTGACACCGTCCGCGATCCAATTGGGGGCGATGAAGCGACGGTCGACGGTGCCGAATGGGTTGGCGGTGTCAACGGTACCGCATTACGGTTCGACGGGAACGGATCGACTGTTGTCCAGGACGATCGGGCGCAAGGAGTCGCTAACGGCTCGTTCTCTGTGTCGTTCTGGGTGAAAGGCGATCTCGCGGCAAGCGGTGCGGACTATCCCACGGTTCTTCGGCAAGGTGGTGAAGGAGGATACGGATTTTGGGCGCGATCTGGTTCCGGAGATTTCGGCATTCGAGTTGACGATGTCGAGGGGATCGGTGTCCGTGCCTTCGGAATTGGGACCACGACCTTCAAAGACTGGACACTGATTACGGCGGTTATCGATCGGGAACGAGATGAGGTCCGTCTCTATCGAAACGGGGAACTCGTGACGACTCGCGATGCAAGCAGCCTCGGGCCAATCGGAGGACAAGGGGCGTTATCTATCGGGGGACGACCAAGCGGGAACTTTGCGACTGCGTCCGTTGATAGCATGCGAATTTATTCAGAGGCGCTCAACGGAGAGACTGTTCAGCAACTGTATGAGGAAAACTATGTCAATGCCCTTGTTTAA
- a CDS encoding IS6 family transposase: protein MLTDLLSESYEADLEESWENGRTATPVRAFAVRLHQTGCSLRETTTILTELGVERSHGAVWNWVHRLADSGRDPPTASPSRVAVDETAVKINGEWSWLYAAIDTETKLILDVALFGRHGTDPAAAFLHGLREKHDLSDAEFLVDQFGYRTALSRLGLSGRINYTERNLIEKWFHTLKMRIDRFHNSWVGSRTSVREWLEQFVHYYNHQRPHQSLGGKTPVEKVQN from the coding sequence ATGCTCACAGACCTGCTCAGTGAGAGCTATGAGGCGGATTTAGAAGAATCTTGGGAGAACGGGCGAACGGCGACGCCCGTCAGGGCGTTCGCCGTTCGCCTCCATCAGACCGGTTGTTCGCTTCGGGAGACAACAACGATTCTCACTGAATTAGGCGTTGAACGCTCTCACGGAGCGGTTTGGAACTGGGTACATCGGTTGGCTGACAGCGGACGCGACCCGCCGACGGCATCGCCGTCGCGGGTCGCTGTTGACGAGACTGCTGTCAAGATTAACGGCGAGTGGTCTTGGCTGTACGCTGCAATAGACACCGAGACAAAGTTGATTCTCGATGTCGCGTTATTTGGTCGGCACGGTACCGATCCGGCAGCTGCGTTTCTGCATGGACTCCGCGAGAAACACGATCTCTCAGATGCTGAGTTTCTCGTCGATCAATTCGGCTATCGGACTGCCCTCTCTCGATTAGGATTAAGCGGTCGGATCAACTACACCGAGCGAAACCTGATCGAAAAGTGGTTTCACACCCTCAAAATGCGAATCGACCGCTTCCATAATTCATGGGTGGGCAGTCGGACGAGCGTCCGAGAGTGGCTTGAACAATTCGTTCATTATTACAACCACCAGAGACCGCATCAATCTCTCGGTGGAAAAACGCCGGTTGAGAAGGTGCAGAACTAG
- a CDS encoding sugar phosphate nucleotidyltransferase translates to MPINYVHQRDRLGLDPAVLQAEPHVDGSFVVVNGDNIFGTSLRPVVEAADREDTDGALAVTTVSREAATKTGVIETVDGSVTDIVEKPTDPPSTLVKTGCYVLPEDVFEACKLVQLSAEGEYQLSEAVGLLVSAGYAIETVQIDERVNFNQPDDIDRARELVASGDEQVYELTTRGSYQSRLSSYHSMNSRTSSRISREGS, encoded by the coding sequence GTGCCGATCAACTACGTTCACCAGCGCGACCGGCTTGGGCTTGACCCCGCCGTTCTCCAGGCGGAACCACACGTCGACGGAAGCTTCGTGGTGGTGAATGGTGACAACATCTTCGGGACATCGCTCCGGCCGGTCGTCGAGGCGGCCGATCGGGAGGACACGGACGGAGCGCTCGCGGTCACAACGGTCTCCCGAGAGGCCGCCACGAAGACGGGCGTGATCGAGACCGTAGACGGCTCGGTGACGGATATCGTCGAGAAGCCCACCGATCCCCCATCCACGCTGGTGAAGACCGGGTGTTACGTGCTCCCCGAAGACGTCTTTGAGGCGTGTAAGCTCGTTCAGCTGTCTGCGGAGGGCGAGTACCAGCTGAGCGAGGCCGTTGGATTGCTCGTGAGCGCGGGCTATGCGATCGAGACGGTGCAGATCGATGAGCGGGTAAACTTCAATCAACCGGACGATATCGATCGGGCTCGCGAGCTCGTAGCATCAGGGGACGAGCAAGTTTACGAGTTGACGACGAGAGGTTCGTACCAGTCACGGTTGTCTTCGTACCACTCGATGAACTCGCGGACATCTTCGCGGATATCGCGCGAGGGTTCGTAG
- a CDS encoding GDP-mannose 4,6-dehydratase: MAARIPRNGTEVCRLQSSSNGKESIETTAMYQFSPSYVVIENAEIKPRLAVLRSRTKRGLKRSTGWPRQSLEKEREDHPNEPVSPYGVSKLSGEHYTRVYNEVYGLSTVALRYFTVYGPRMRPNMAISNFVSRCMRGKLPQVYGDGEQTRDFTYIADVVDANRTLISDDSADGEVMNIGSTDNIDIATLAKVVRDEIDPSLNIEYTTAREGDAEHTHADISKANSLISYEPSRDIREDVREFIEWYEDNRDWYEPLVVNS, from the coding sequence TTGGCAGCTCGAATTCCGAGAAATGGTACTGAAGTGTGCCGTCTACAATCTTCGTCGAACGGTAAGGAATCCATAGAAACGACCGCTATGTATCAGTTTTCACCGAGTTATGTAGTGATTGAAAACGCCGAAATCAAGCCTCGTCTAGCGGTCCTACGAAGCAGAACGAAACGCGGACTGAAGCGGTCCACCGGGTGGCCGAGGCAGAGTTTAGAGAAAGAGAGAGAAGACCACCCGAACGAGCCCGTCTCGCCGTACGGCGTCTCCAAACTCTCTGGCGAACACTACACTCGCGTGTACAACGAGGTGTACGGCCTCTCCACGGTCGCCCTGCGCTACTTCACCGTATATGGACCACGTATGCGCCCGAACATGGCAATTTCGAATTTCGTCTCGCGCTGTATGCGCGGTAAGCTCCCACAGGTGTACGGCGACGGCGAGCAAACTCGCGATTTCACCTACATCGCAGATGTCGTCGACGCTAATCGCACACTCATTTCTGACGACAGCGCTGACGGCGAAGTGATGAACATCGGCTCGACAGACAACATCGACATCGCGACGCTGGCCAAAGTCGTGCGTGACGAAATCGACCCTAGCCTCAATATCGAGTACACGACGGCACGCGAGGGCGACGCCGAACACACCCATGCCGACATCTCGAAGGCGAATAGCCTGATCAGCTACGAACCCTCGCGCGATATCCGCGAAGATGTCCGCGAGTTCATCGAGTGGTACGAAGACAACCGTGACTGGTACGAACCTCTCGTCGTCAACTCGTAA